TCGAAACACAGATGATCTGGCCAGTGATCCAGTGCACTGACAAGATCGCCGAGCTGGCGGCAAGCCCAGTCGGTGAAGGCGAACATCTCGAGTTCCTGCGCTGAACGCGGCCCCTCGTGGCTCCAGCGCGTGACCCAGGTCTCGTGGTTGCCGCGCACCGCGAGCCAGCCGTCCCGGCGCTGGCGCTGATCGAACAAGGCCACACAGCGGTCGTTGTCGGGGCCGCGGTTGACCAGATCGCCAGCGGTGGCAACCAGATCCGGCTGCCAGGCGTCGATCAGCGCGACGGCTTCCTCGAACGCCTGGATGTTGGCCTGAACATCGGAGAAGACTGCGACTTTCATGTCAGTGCCGTCTCGCGCCTGGCGTCCGCGTCCTCGCCAGACGCGGCGGGCGGTTCCGATGCAAGCAGGGTCTGTGCCTCCGTTGACTGCTGGCGGCGCCGATTGACCGAATCCACCTTGCCGCGCAGGCGCTCGTGAGCATCAGCGCGAATATCGAACTTCGCTGTTGCATAGACGCGTTCGCAGCCGAGGTCGGCAAGGATCGCCTGCGCGCGCTCGATCAGGACCAGTGCTTCGCCGAGGGTGTCGGTTTCGATCTGGGTGCCCATGGCGTTGAGCTGGTGGGCATGGCCACTGGCGGCGATCATGTCGACCACTGGGGCGATGAAACGGCTCAGGCTGCTACCCTGATCGACCGGGAAAATACTGAGGTCGAGTAAGACGGACATGGGTTTGTGTTCCAGGCTGGTCAACGGCAGAGCTCGGGGCGCGAAGACGCTACCGGGACTGATGTAAAGGTAAGATTGAGGCAAGCAAGTTATCGTGCAATCCGTGCCGATTCAATCCACAATTGTCATGCGCGCTGTCGGCGTCCCGCTCCAGCGGTCTTTTGCTCGGCATCGCGCTTGCCTAGCGCCTGGCAGGCCACTTGGTTCGAGACCTGGTCTGCGGCCTGCTACGCAACCTCAAACGCGAACGGAGATCAAGATTGAAGATAGAGACCGGCCTCGATGAGCTTGCCGAGCCTGACTGGGACAATCCCTTGCAGATTACCCTGACGCCGGAGCTGTTGGCAAAGAGCCTGATGGATACCGCCACCGCCGTGCATACCGGCTGGGAGACCTGCGTGCAGGAAGACGCGGTGCTGAATCAGATCGTCGCCATGGACGACTCCGGGAAGAATTCGGTGCGTCTGCTCGAACAGGAATTTGCCGACGAGGAAGAAGCCGACGTGGTGTGGCATGACTGGACGCTCGAGGTCTGCGTCGGGCGGGTCTTGACCATTGGCCACTGGCATCTGCGCAATGACTCGCCACCAGTGGACTGGGAATGGCACGCGCGCCAGGCGGAAAAGGCGTTTCAGCAGGCTTGTGTGCTCATCGGCCGTCGCGCCCGCAGTGGGCTGTGGGTAGATGAGGCTATGCCGAGCGAGCTGCCTCCGCGGGCCCATCGGCACTAATAGCAAACAAAAAAGACCACAAAGGAGGAAACATCATGTCCCACCGACTGCTCGTCCTTGGTTGCGAAACCATGCGCGACGGGGTGGTTGTCGCGGGTATTTTCTTCGCCGCGGCGGTTGCCCTGTTCATGGCTGCACGCTACGTGGTGCCGGCGGACATCGCGCATCTGCAGGCGATCGTGCTGCTGCTTGCGCTAGTGTTGATCATGCTGGCGCCGGTGGTGCTGATCTCGACCTTCCTGCTGTCAGTCCTGCCCGGCGCGCGAGAGAAGCTCGGGCGCTGTGAGCACTGAAGGGCAGGTGCCCGAAAAGGCGCCGGTTTTGCGCCCACCGGTTTTGCGCCCACCGGTTTTGCGCCCACCGGTTTTGCGCCCACCGGTTTTGCGCCCACCGGTTTTGCGCCCACCGGTTTTGCGCCCACCGGTTTTGCGCCCACCGGTTTTGCGCCCACCGGTTTTGCGCCCACCGGTTTTGCGCCCACCGGTTTTGCGCCCATAAGTGCCGCCGAGGCCTCATTTCACGGGCTGGTTTGGGCCATGCCCGTCAGGCATCTGGGGGCTTGCCTGCGGTGGCCGCAACTGCCAGCGGCGCAGTCAGCACCTTTTCGTCGAGACGCGCCTTGCCGTCAGGGTCGAGCCGCAGGCGTCCGCTGGCGAACCAGTGCACCACTTGCGGGTAAATGACATGCTCCTGGGTTAGCACCCGCGCGGCGAGCCGCTCGGGGTCATCGTCCGGCAGCACGGGAACGCGCGCCTGCAGCACGGGCGGGCCGCCGTCGAGTTCTTCGGTGACGAAATGCACGGTC
Above is a genomic segment from Thiorhodovibrio litoralis containing:
- a CDS encoding MTH1187 family thiamine-binding protein, which gives rise to MSVLLDLSIFPVDQGSSLSRFIAPVVDMIAASGHAHQLNAMGTQIETDTLGEALVLIERAQAILADLGCERVYATAKFDIRADAHERLRGKVDSVNRRRQQSTEAQTLLASEPPAASGEDADARRETALT